One window of the Bacteroidota bacterium genome contains the following:
- a CDS encoding NADH-quinone oxidoreductase subunit NuoF has translation MTKINQHILTCGGTGCRASESKILAARLKEELKNFDLDQNVKVVESGCFGFCEKGPIVKLLPDNTFYTQVKPKDAKEIVEEHVLKGRKISRLLYKDPTTNETIDESKSMGFYKKQIRIATRNCGFIDPENIGEYVARNGYEALGKTVFELKPDDIINTIKASGLRGRGGGGFPTGLKWELTAKSESEKKYVVCNADEGDPGAFMDRSILEGDPHSVLEAMAICGYAIGADEGLIYIRAEYPLAIERLKIAIKQAEEVGLIGDNILGSDFSFNIKLKYGAGAFVCGEETALIHSMEGFRGEPTLKPPFPAERGYFDKPTNVNNVETLANIAAIINKGAEWYSSIGTEKSKGTKVFALAGKINNVGLIEVPMGTTLREVIFDIGGGIKDGKKFKAVQTGGPSGGCLTEEHLDTHIDFDNLLAIGSMMGSGGMIVMDEDDCMVSVAKFYLEFTVEESCGKCAPCRIGNKRLLEILEKISNGKGTRDDLFLLRNMSEVIKDSSLCGLGQTSPNPVLSTLDNFWDEFVEHVDDNKCRAGQCKSMLKYVISEDDCVGCTACFRVCPTGAITGSKKEVHIINQDLCIKCGACMDKCHFESIELIA, from the coding sequence ATGACAAAGATAAATCAGCATATACTTACTTGTGGAGGAACCGGATGTAGAGCCTCTGAAAGTAAAATATTAGCAGCCCGGTTGAAAGAGGAATTGAAAAATTTTGATTTAGACCAAAACGTTAAAGTTGTGGAAAGCGGATGCTTCGGATTTTGTGAAAAAGGACCGATAGTTAAATTACTGCCCGATAATACTTTCTATACTCAGGTAAAGCCTAAAGATGCTAAAGAAATTGTAGAAGAGCATGTTTTAAAGGGACGAAAAATAAGTCGTTTACTTTATAAGGATCCTACTACTAATGAAACTATTGATGAATCAAAATCGATGGGTTTCTACAAAAAACAAATACGTATAGCTACACGTAACTGTGGTTTTATCGATCCGGAAAATATTGGAGAATATGTAGCTCGCAATGGTTATGAAGCGCTGGGGAAAACTGTTTTTGAGTTGAAACCTGACGACATAATCAATACTATAAAAGCATCAGGACTTCGAGGAAGAGGTGGTGGAGGTTTTCCAACCGGATTGAAATGGGAACTTACTGCGAAATCGGAAAGCGAAAAAAAATATGTTGTTTGTAATGCAGATGAAGGGGATCCGGGAGCTTTTATGGACAGATCGATACTTGAAGGAGATCCGCATTCGGTATTAGAAGCAATGGCAATTTGCGGCTATGCAATTGGAGCAGATGAAGGATTAATTTACATCAGGGCAGAATACCCTTTGGCTATCGAAAGATTGAAAATAGCGATTAAGCAGGCAGAAGAAGTTGGTTTGATCGGAGATAATATTTTGGGATCGGATTTTAGCTTTAATATAAAGTTAAAATACGGTGCAGGAGCATTTGTATGCGGAGAAGAAACAGCGTTAATACATTCTATGGAGGGATTTAGAGGGGAACCTACTCTAAAACCTCCATTTCCTGCCGAACGAGGTTATTTCGATAAGCCGACAAATGTGAATAATGTTGAAACACTGGCTAATATTGCGGCTATAATAAATAAAGGTGCAGAGTGGTATTCAAGTATCGGTACCGAGAAATCGAAGGGAACGAAAGTTTTTGCCTTAGCCGGTAAAATAAATAATGTAGGCTTAATAGAAGTGCCTATGGGTACAACTCTTAGGGAAGTGATTTTTGATATTGGGGGAGGAATTAAAGACGGTAAAAAATTTAAAGCCGTACAAACAGGAGGTCCTTCCGGAGGATGTTTAACAGAGGAACATTTAGATACACATATAGATTTTGATAACCTATTGGCTATTGGATCTATGATGGGATCCGGAGGAATGATTGTAATGGACGAAGACGACTGTATGGTTTCAGTCGCCAAATTCTATCTTGAATTTACAGTAGAGGAATCATGCGGGAAATGTGCACCATGTAGAATAGGTAATAAGCGACTTCTTGAAATCCTTGAAAAAATATCAAATGGAAAAGGAACTCGTGATGATTTGTTCTTGCTTAGAAATATGAGTGAGGTAATAAAAGATTCTTCATTATGTGGCTTAGGACAGACCTCTCCAAATCCTGTTTTATCTACTCTGGATAATTTCTGGGATGAATTTGTTGAACATGTTGATGATAATAAGTGTAGAGCAGGACAGTGTAAATCGATGTTGAAATATGTGATCAGCGAAGATGACTGTGTTGGATGTACTGCATGTTTCAGAGTTTGTCCTACCGGTGCAATTACCGGAAGCAAAAAAGAAGTTCATATTATAAATCAGGATTTGTGCATTAAATGTGGAGCTTGTATGGATAAGTGTCATTTCGAATCAATTGAGCTAATCGCATAA
- a CDS encoding NADH-dependent [FeFe] hydrogenase, group A6, protein MGKINIEIDNKKIQVEEGSTVLEAAKSLGIDIPTLCHMNLHDLDVENKPAGCRVCTVEIEGRRNLAPSCATDVYEGMKIKTSTMRVINARRTVMEFILSDHPKDCLVCAKNGVCDLQDMAAKLGVREIPNQEIYEMSTYRLDTSPSIVRNMDKCIMCRKCETMCNEVQTVGALHAVGRGFESVVSTPFHMDLEDTTCTYCGQCVAVCPTAALTEVDHTNNVIRAISDPKKTVVVQTAPAVRAALGEEFGMEPGNLVTGQMVSGLRALGFDYVFDTDFAADVTIMEEGTELLDRLGKHLAGDKDVKLPILTSCCPGWVNFFETQFPDMLDIPSTARSPQQIFGSIAKTYFADKLEINRKDMVVVSIMPCLAKKYEAQRDEFKVDENPDVDYSITTRELAQLMKQANMNLVNLPEEDFDQPMGESTGAGVIFGTTGGVIEAATRTAYEVHTKKELENVEFKQLRGMEGIREATIDFDGLDIKIGIAHGLGNARKLLEDIRSGKSEFHAIEVMACPGGCIGGGGQPYHHGDSGILKKRAQALYREDEGKAKRKSHLNPAVKKVYEDFLGAPMSEKAHHLLHTNYFNKCATGPEIVND, encoded by the coding sequence ATGGGAAAAATAAATATAGAAATAGATAATAAAAAAATACAGGTAGAAGAAGGATCTACTGTATTGGAAGCAGCCAAATCTCTGGGGATTGATATACCAACTCTTTGTCATATGAATCTTCACGATTTGGATGTTGAAAATAAGCCTGCCGGTTGTAGGGTTTGTACTGTTGAGATTGAAGGGAGAAGAAATTTAGCACCTTCATGCGCCACAGATGTTTACGAAGGAATGAAAATTAAAACCAGTACAATGCGTGTTATTAATGCACGACGTACAGTAATGGAGTTTATTCTTTCCGATCACCCTAAAGATTGTCTGGTTTGTGCCAAAAACGGTGTTTGCGATTTGCAGGATATGGCAGCAAAATTAGGAGTTCGCGAAATTCCTAATCAGGAGATTTATGAAATGTCAACTTACCGACTTGATACTTCGCCTTCCATTGTTAGAAATATGGATAAGTGTATCATGTGCCGTAAGTGTGAAACTATGTGTAACGAGGTGCAGACAGTGGGTGCTTTACACGCAGTAGGACGTGGATTTGAGTCAGTGGTTAGTACACCTTTCCATATGGATTTGGAGGATACAACCTGTACTTATTGCGGTCAGTGTGTTGCTGTTTGTCCTACCGCTGCATTAACTGAAGTTGATCATACAAATAATGTTATCAGAGCTATATCAGACCCTAAGAAGACTGTTGTAGTACAAACTGCTCCGGCAGTACGTGCGGCTCTTGGAGAAGAGTTTGGTATGGAACCGGGTAATTTAGTTACCGGTCAAATGGTTTCAGGGCTAAGGGCTTTAGGCTTCGATTATGTTTTTGATACCGATTTTGCTGCCGATGTTACCATTATGGAAGAAGGTACTGAGTTGCTTGACAGGCTGGGTAAACACCTTGCCGGTGATAAAGATGTAAAATTGCCAATACTCACTTCCTGTTGTCCGGGTTGGGTAAATTTCTTCGAGACTCAGTTTCCCGATATGTTAGATATACCATCAACGGCACGTTCTCCTCAACAGATTTTTGGTTCTATTGCCAAAACATATTTTGCGGATAAGCTTGAAATCAATAGAAAAGATATGGTTGTGGTTTCTATCATGCCGTGTCTGGCCAAAAAATATGAAGCTCAACGTGATGAGTTTAAAGTAGATGAAAATCCTGATGTTGATTACTCTATTACAACCCGTGAGTTGGCACAGCTGATGAAACAAGCTAACATGAACCTTGTAAATCTGCCGGAAGAAGATTTCGATCAACCTATGGGAGAGTCAACCGGAGCCGGTGTTATTTTCGGAACAACAGGAGGTGTAATCGAGGCCGCTACCCGTACAGCTTACGAAGTTCACACTAAGAAAGAGCTGGAAAACGTTGAGTTTAAACAGTTGAGAGGTATGGAAGGTATACGCGAAGCAACGATAGATTTTGACGGATTAGATATAAAAATAGGTATTGCTCACGGACTTGGAAATGCACGCAAGCTGCTTGAAGATATACGTTCAGGGAAATCAGAATTTCACGCGATTGAAGTTATGGCTTGTCCGGGTGGATGTATTGGTGGAGGCGGACAGCCTTATCACCACGGTGATTCTGGTATTCTTAAGAAAAGAGCTCAGGCACTTTATAGAGAAGACGAAGGTAAAGCTAAGAGAAAATCTCATTTAAATCCGGCCGTAAAAAAGGTTTATGAAGATTTTCTGGGAGCTCCGATGAGTGAGAAAGCACACCATCTGTTGCATACTAATTATTTTAATAAGTGTGCCACCGGACCAGAGATTGTTAATGATTAA
- the nuoE gene encoding NADH-quinone oxidoreductase subunit NuoE → MSIVCEKDKLQLQHQLRIKEICKGFNGKHSELINILHACQGYFGYLPAEVQEAIAMEINMPVSKVYGVVTFYSFFTMKPKGRFPISICTGTACYVRGADKLIDEFNRELGIDLGQTTEDGKFSMSSLRCVGACGLAPVVMIGDKTYGHVSPNKVKKILKEYKDEE, encoded by the coding sequence ATGTCAATAGTTTGTGAAAAAGATAAATTACAGTTACAGCACCAATTGCGAATAAAAGAAATTTGCAAGGGTTTTAATGGTAAACATTCAGAGTTGATAAATATACTTCACGCCTGTCAGGGCTACTTTGGTTATTTGCCTGCCGAAGTACAGGAAGCAATTGCAATGGAAATTAATATGCCGGTTTCGAAAGTATACGGAGTAGTTACTTTCTATTCTTTCTTTACTATGAAACCTAAAGGGAGATTCCCAATTTCTATTTGTACCGGAACAGCCTGCTATGTAAGAGGTGCTGATAAATTAATAGATGAATTTAATCGTGAATTAGGAATCGATCTTGGTCAAACAACCGAAGATGGTAAGTTTTCTATGAGTAGTTTACGATGCGTGGGAGCATGTGGATTGGCTCCGGTTGTTATGATAGGAGATAAAACTTATGGTCATGTTTCGCCAAATAAGGTGAAAAAGATTTTGAAAGAGTATAAGGATGAGGAATAA
- the hydG gene encoding [FeFe] hydrogenase H-cluster radical SAM maturase HydG, translating to MKFIPQEYKIKDEPMKEFIDKDELWDFIDNADTSAENIRAIIAKSISKERLNLAEVASLVQTTDPGLVEEIKEGARLLKRKVYGNRIVLFAPLYVGNLCANNCEYCGFKASNKEAKRVTLNNRQLVENVEALEDNGHKRLILVYGEHKNYSPEFIAENVKAVYKVKKGNGEIRRVNINAAPLDIEGFRTVKEAGIGTFQVFQETYHTEAYSKYHTKGKKADFGNRLTSLDRAQEAGLDDVGIGALFGLYDWRFEVMGLVRHTNHLEACYNVGPHTISFPRIQDALENNVSEEHLVSDEDFTKLVAILRLAVPYTGLILTAREPQEIRKEVLQFGCSQVDAGTKIEMGAYAEDTLKKQKLNNEQFQINDERSLADVIDELIETDYLPSFCTACYRAGRTGEHFMEFSVPGFIKKFCTPNAILTLAEYVEDYARPESKDKGWSLIDKNLIDLEPKLKSKVEKRLELVKEGERDLYF from the coding sequence ATGAAATTCATACCACAAGAATATAAAATTAAGGATGAGCCAATGAAAGAATTCATCGATAAAGATGAATTATGGGACTTCATTGACAATGCCGATACCAGTGCTGAAAATATAAGGGCAATTATTGCAAAATCAATATCTAAAGAAAGATTGAATTTAGCAGAAGTTGCCAGTTTAGTACAAACTACCGACCCTGGTTTAGTAGAAGAAATTAAAGAAGGCGCACGATTGCTTAAACGTAAAGTATATGGAAACAGAATAGTTTTATTTGCTCCATTATATGTTGGTAATTTATGCGCAAACAATTGCGAATATTGTGGTTTTAAAGCTTCGAACAAGGAAGCGAAGAGAGTTACGCTGAACAACCGGCAGTTAGTGGAAAATGTTGAAGCCTTAGAAGATAATGGTCATAAACGTTTGATTTTGGTATATGGTGAGCACAAAAACTATTCACCGGAATTTATTGCTGAAAATGTAAAAGCTGTTTACAAAGTAAAGAAAGGAAATGGCGAAATCAGACGTGTAAATATCAATGCTGCACCACTGGATATTGAAGGTTTCAGAACAGTTAAAGAAGCCGGAATTGGAACTTTCCAGGTTTTTCAGGAAACATATCATACGGAGGCCTACTCAAAATACCATACAAAAGGTAAAAAAGCTGATTTCGGAAACAGATTGACATCATTAGACAGAGCACAGGAAGCAGGATTGGACGATGTAGGTATCGGTGCTCTATTCGGTTTGTACGACTGGCGTTTCGAAGTAATGGGGCTGGTACGTCATACCAATCACCTGGAGGCTTGTTATAATGTTGGTCCGCATACTATTTCTTTCCCGCGTATTCAGGATGCTCTGGAAAATAATGTTTCAGAAGAACATTTGGTAAGTGATGAAGATTTTACGAAGCTGGTTGCGATATTAAGATTAGCGGTTCCATACACAGGATTGATTCTTACGGCGCGTGAGCCACAGGAAATAAGAAAAGAAGTTTTACAGTTTGGATGTTCACAGGTTGATGCCGGTACCAAAATAGAAATGGGAGCTTATGCGGAGGATACATTAAAAAAGCAAAAATTAAATAATGAGCAGTTCCAGATAAACGATGAGCGTTCGTTAGCAGATGTTATTGATGAATTGATTGAAACTGATTACCTGCCTTCTTTTTGTACTGCCTGTTACAGAGCAGGTAGAACCGGTGAGCATTTTATGGAATTCTCGGTTCCCGGCTTTATCAAAAAGTTCTGTACTCCAAATGCGATTTTAACATTGGCAGAATATGTAGAAGATTATGCCAGACCGGAATCGAAAGATAAAGGTTGGAGTTTGATAGACAAGAATTTGATTGATTTAGAACCAAAATTAAAATCGAAAGTTGAAAAACGATTGGAGTTGGTTAAAGAAGGAGAGAGAGATTTGTATTTTTAG
- the hydF gene encoding [FeFe] hydrogenase H-cluster maturation GTPase HydF produces the protein MKKPKDIKPHIGIFGRRNTGKSSFINFLSGQETSIVSPEAGTTTDPVKKSIEIFGIGPAVIIDTAGIDDVGELGKKRIEKSIKAIDLIDMAVLIISGNLFGEFEIDLLNSFEKKKVPFLIIHNKVDVDVLHPELLLNIKEKTGSECLQISTFNKKDKEAVIEDFKKTIPETAYKNKALFDGLLKQKSTVLLVTPIDSEAPEGRMILPQVMAIRNVLDENSICVVVKESELYDVMSWGMKFDLVVTDSQAFDYVSKMVPQDTLLTSFSILFARLKSDFYHYLGGTSRISSLSDGDKVLILESCTHQVSCDDIGRFKIPKWLTDFTGKKLDYEFISGFDIPEEDIEKYSLVVQCGGCVVTKKQLQNRIQPAIDARIPVTNYGMAIAYVNGIFERAIKPFFAIETERAGIRD, from the coding sequence ATGAAAAAACCTAAAGACATAAAACCACACATAGGAATTTTCGGCAGACGAAATACCGGAAAAAGTTCTTTTATTAACTTTTTGAGCGGGCAGGAAACTTCTATTGTTTCTCCTGAAGCCGGAACAACTACTGATCCTGTGAAAAAATCTATTGAAATTTTTGGAATAGGACCTGCTGTTATTATTGATACTGCCGGGATTGATGACGTAGGCGAATTAGGAAAAAAGCGTATTGAAAAATCAATAAAAGCTATTGACCTGATAGATATGGCTGTATTGATTATTTCCGGGAACCTGTTCGGTGAATTTGAAATTGATCTGCTTAATAGTTTCGAAAAGAAGAAAGTTCCTTTTTTGATTATTCACAATAAGGTTGATGTTGATGTATTGCATCCGGAACTTTTACTTAATATTAAAGAAAAAACAGGTTCTGAATGTCTGCAAATTTCAACTTTTAATAAAAAAGATAAAGAAGCTGTAATTGAAGATTTCAAAAAAACAATTCCCGAAACAGCCTATAAAAACAAAGCTCTTTTTGATGGTTTGTTGAAACAAAAGAGCACTGTTTTGTTGGTTACTCCGATAGATTCTGAAGCTCCGGAAGGTAGAATGATCCTGCCTCAGGTTATGGCTATTCGTAATGTTTTGGACGAAAACTCTATTTGCGTGGTTGTAAAAGAAAGTGAATTGTACGATGTAATGTCGTGGGGAATGAAATTTGATTTGGTTGTTACCGATAGTCAGGCGTTTGACTATGTATCAAAGATGGTTCCGCAAGATACTTTACTAACGAGTTTTTCAATTCTTTTTGCAAGGCTGAAAAGCGATTTCTATCATTATTTAGGCGGTACAAGCAGGATTTCGTCACTAAGTGACGGAGATAAAGTTTTGATACTTGAATCTTGCACTCATCAGGTAAGTTGTGACGATATCGGGAGATTTAAGATTCCAAAATGGCTGACTGATTTTACCGGTAAAAAATTAGACTATGAGTTTATTTCAGGATTTGATATTCCCGAAGAAGATATAGAAAAATACTCTCTGGTAGTACAATGTGGAGGTTGCGTAGTAACAAAAAAGCAGTTACAAAACAGAATTCAACCGGCTATTGATGCAAGAATACCTGTTACTAATTACGGGATGGCGATAGCTTATGTAAACGGTATTTTTGAAAGAGCGATTAAACCGTTTTTTGCTATAGAGACTGAGAGAGCCGGAATAAGAGATTAA
- the hydE gene encoding [FeFe] hydrogenase H-cluster radical SAM maturase HydE: MIQKILNTENYTKQNLVKLLQSEGNDRKLLFSKSSAVKEEHIANIVYLRALIEFSNHCEKDCLYCGIRKSNSSPKRYTIPQEEVNKTIDSAINKGYSSIVIQAGECKDEEFIETINNALIYAKEQSGNKLGITLSLGEQEKSTYQKWFDLGAHRYLLRIESSSKELFETIHPRNENHSFETRLQKLKELKEIGFQVGTGVMIGLPNQTLEDLADDLLFMKAFDIDMCGMGPYIVSPDTPLAKLAHKIPSEESRIDLSLKMIALLRLLMNDINIASTTALQTLTERAREEGIKVGANIIMPNLTAVDFKESYKLYNKKTDLKSHDDTLAAINLQMERVGHKVEIGKWGDSLHFEKKCCHKLI; the protein is encoded by the coding sequence ATGATTCAAAAAATATTAAATACCGAAAACTACACAAAACAAAATCTGGTCAAACTTCTTCAGTCGGAAGGTAATGACAGGAAATTACTGTTTTCTAAATCATCAGCTGTAAAAGAAGAACATATCGCAAATATAGTTTATTTGCGTGCCCTGATAGAATTTTCCAATCACTGCGAAAAAGACTGTTTGTATTGCGGAATAAGGAAAAGTAATTCATCCCCAAAAAGATATACAATTCCTCAGGAAGAAGTAAATAAAACAATAGATTCAGCCATAAATAAAGGATATTCTTCTATTGTAATTCAAGCCGGAGAATGTAAGGATGAAGAGTTTATAGAAACGATCAATAATGCTCTTATTTATGCAAAAGAGCAGAGTGGGAATAAATTAGGAATTACACTATCACTGGGCGAGCAGGAAAAATCAACTTATCAAAAGTGGTTTGATTTGGGAGCTCACAGATATTTACTGCGAATAGAATCGTCTAGTAAAGAGCTGTTCGAAACTATACATCCCCGAAACGAAAATCATTCTTTTGAAACCAGACTACAAAAGCTTAAAGAACTAAAAGAAATTGGATTTCAGGTAGGTACAGGAGTTATGATTGGTTTACCAAATCAAACTTTGGAAGATTTAGCCGATGATTTACTTTTTATGAAAGCTTTCGATATTGATATGTGTGGAATGGGACCATATATTGTTAGTCCTGATACGCCATTAGCAAAACTTGCTCATAAAATTCCATCTGAAGAAAGTAGAATTGATTTGAGTTTGAAGATGATTGCGCTTTTAAGACTTTTGATGAATGATATTAATATAGCTTCTACAACGGCTCTTCAAACATTGACGGAAAGAGCCAGAGAGGAAGGGATTAAAGTAGGTGCAAATATTATTATGCCAAATCTTACAGCCGTAGATTTTAAAGAGAGCTATAAACTTTATAATAAGAAAACCGATCTTAAATCGCACGATGATACCTTAGCAGCTATTAACCTGCAGATGGAAAGAGTTGGCCATAAAGTTGAAATTGGAAAATGGGGAGATTCTTTACATTTTGAAAAAAAGTGTTGCCATAAACTTATTTGA